The genome window ACTATATTACCCAATGTCGAACTTGCCCGAGCTTAGCACGAATCTTTTCATTGAGACAATCATCTCTTTCGTCGCCCTTGTGATTATCTCTGGCCTTTTAACCTTGCAGATTATTTTGAAAATCACGGAGACATATCTTCATTCTGGGTACTAAGAAACCCCAGCTAGAGTGGCTGGGGTTTCTCGGGGACTTTCAACCAAAGTCGTTTTACTTTACGGCGTCCTTTAAACCTTTGGCTGGGCGGAACTTCGGCACCCTCATCGCGGGAACCTGAATTGGCTCACCTGTTCGGGGGTTGCGCGCGGTGCGGGCCGCTCGTTTGCGCGCCGAGAAGATACCAAGACCGGAGATGGATACTTCACCATCTTGCTTCAGGGTAGCGGTG of Candidatus Nomurabacteria bacterium contains these proteins:
- a CDS encoding HU family DNA-binding protein, with protein sequence MNKQALAEAIHQKIGGTKVAAEQALDVVIDSITATLKQDGEVSISGLGIFSARKRAARTARNPRTGEPIQVPAMRVPKFRPAKGLKDAVK